A section of the Zavarzinella sp. genome encodes:
- the ligA gene encoding NAD-dependent DNA ligase LigA: MSIEQRISELRQQIDYHNQRYYVDAEPEISDREFDRLLQELVDLEKAHPQLATPDSPTQRVGGQPIEGFAKITHQVPMLSLENSYDSADLIKFDKDVRKAAAGEHVDYTLELKIDGVSISVTYEGGIFQFGATRGDGDTGDDVSHNLRTILDVPLKLAGERVPNRLEIRGEMYMTHEEFVRINLERTAEGEKPYENTRNLTAGTLKLLDPAQSRKRKLRLFAYGFGYADDINCNTQLELLELFKEMGLQVNPHTAHCQTIEEVIAFCDTWNTKRHDLPYDTDGMVVKVNSFALREQLGFTSKVPRWARAYKFAAEQAITKIGEIELSVGKFGELTPVAIFQPPVRLAGTTVSRASMHNAFIVDQLDARVGDSVVVEKAGEIIPQVVQVITESRTGEEKPLVWPSTCPICQGAVERQESNSSYGYRCTNTATCPAQLSGRLISYANRERMDIDGLGDEVAKQLVESGLVKSLPDLYSLTEKQLLTLDKFKKAKATNLLKGIEASKGRTLARLIAALSIYTVGDSLSEIIAKEFPTMDQLVAASEDQISTVKGLGPKRAKYIFDFFHSPTGIELVQQLKAAGVCMEQPVSTTTHAQVFAGKTLVVTGTLTKYKRTEIESLIKTYGGTVAGSVSKKTSLLIAGADAGSKLAKATELGVTVISEDDFEAMLPSE, translated from the coding sequence ATGAGTATCGAGCAACGAATCAGCGAGCTTCGCCAGCAGATTGATTACCACAATCAGCGGTACTATGTGGATGCGGAACCGGAAATCTCAGATCGGGAGTTTGACCGCTTGCTGCAGGAGCTGGTCGATCTGGAAAAAGCTCACCCGCAACTGGCAACTCCGGATAGCCCCACACAACGTGTCGGTGGGCAACCGATCGAAGGATTTGCCAAAATCACCCACCAGGTGCCGATGCTGTCTCTGGAAAACAGCTACGATTCGGCAGACTTAATCAAATTCGACAAAGATGTCCGAAAAGCAGCTGCGGGAGAGCATGTCGACTACACGTTGGAACTGAAAATCGATGGAGTTTCGATTTCCGTGACCTATGAAGGTGGGATTTTCCAGTTTGGTGCCACTCGTGGGGATGGCGATACCGGCGACGATGTCAGCCACAACTTACGCACCATTCTGGATGTGCCACTGAAACTGGCGGGGGAGCGCGTTCCGAATCGATTGGAAATTCGGGGCGAAATGTACATGACTCATGAAGAATTTGTGAGAATTAACCTGGAACGCACGGCTGAAGGGGAGAAACCGTACGAAAACACACGAAATTTGACCGCTGGTACCCTGAAACTGCTCGATCCTGCGCAGTCTCGCAAACGGAAGTTGCGGCTATTTGCATATGGTTTCGGTTATGCAGACGACATTAATTGTAATACGCAGCTTGAATTATTAGAGCTTTTTAAGGAAATGGGCTTGCAGGTAAACCCCCACACGGCCCACTGTCAGACGATTGAGGAAGTGATTGCCTTTTGCGATACCTGGAACACGAAACGCCACGATTTGCCCTATGATACCGACGGCATGGTGGTAAAAGTAAACTCGTTTGCGTTGCGGGAGCAACTCGGTTTTACTTCCAAAGTCCCACGGTGGGCACGAGCGTACAAATTTGCTGCGGAACAGGCAATTACCAAAATTGGTGAAATTGAACTTTCCGTGGGCAAGTTTGGTGAGCTGACCCCCGTGGCCATTTTTCAGCCACCGGTGCGTCTGGCAGGCACTACCGTCAGTCGAGCGAGCATGCACAACGCCTTCATTGTCGACCAGCTCGATGCCCGTGTGGGTGATTCCGTGGTGGTGGAAAAAGCGGGGGAAATCATACCACAGGTGGTTCAGGTGATTACGGAATCCCGAACCGGAGAGGAAAAACCACTCGTCTGGCCCAGCACCTGTCCGATCTGTCAGGGTGCGGTAGAACGGCAGGAAAGTAACAGTAGTTACGGCTACCGCTGCACCAATACGGCCACGTGTCCCGCCCAACTATCTGGACGGTTAATTTCCTATGCCAACCGCGAGCGGATGGATATTGATGGACTGGGCGACGAAGTAGCAAAACAATTGGTCGAAAGCGGACTCGTCAAAAGCCTTCCCGATCTTTATTCGCTGACCGAAAAGCAACTGCTGACGCTCGACAAGTTTAAAAAAGCAAAAGCTACCAACCTGTTAAAAGGAATTGAAGCGAGCAAAGGCCGCACGCTGGCAAGATTAATCGCCGCACTCAGCATCTATACGGTGGGGGACAGCCTGTCGGAAATTATTGCCAAAGAGTTCCCAACGATGGATCAGTTAGTGGCTGCCAGCGAAGATCAGATTTCAACTGTAAAAGGTTTGGGGCCAAAAAGGGCGAAATATATCTTCGATTTCTTCCATAGCCCCACCGGTATAGAACTGGTGCAGCAGTTAAAGGCGGCTGGAGTATGCATGGAGCAACCAGTCAGCACCACCACCCACGCCCAGGTGTTTGCGGGCAAAACGCTGGTGGTGACTGGCACACTAACCAAGTATAAACGCACCGAAATTGAATCGCTAATCAAAACATACGGTGGCACCGTTGCAGGAAGTGTTTCCAAAAAAACATCCCTCTTGATTGCTGGTGCTGATGCAGGCTCCAAGCTGGCCAAAGCCACCGAACTGGGTGTAACGGTAATTTCTGAAGACGACTTTGAAGCAATGCTTCCGAGTGAATAG
- a CDS encoding Rieske 2Fe-2S domain-containing protein, which produces MSTRHLVCTVADLPLNECKTIVVGQQPISVFHTPDGFFAIDDRCPHAGASLAGGYVENGIVTCPWHYWRIRLADGAWADNPRICIQSFGVQVDEQQIYVVLPTLPTDSGLPVIT; this is translated from the coding sequence ATGAGTACGCGACATCTTGTATGCACGGTGGCTGATTTACCGTTAAATGAATGCAAAACGATCGTGGTGGGGCAACAGCCGATCAGCGTCTTCCACACTCCGGATGGATTTTTTGCAATTGACGACCGCTGTCCGCACGCAGGTGCTTCGCTGGCAGGTGGTTACGTCGAAAATGGCATCGTTACCTGCCCATGGCACTACTGGAGAATCCGGCTTGCGGATGGTGCGTGGGCAGACAATCCTCGCATATGTATACAATCGTTTGGGGTTCAGGTGGATGAGCAGCAGATTTATGTCGTTTTGCCCACCTTGCCCACGGATTCCGGGCTACCTGTCATCACTTGA
- a CDS encoding metal ABC transporter substrate-binding protein codes for MNRRQFFAASAGVLPVVAGCSISSVEDPWKSAGNKPKILTSFAPLYCFAAKVAGEDAAVKCLLTTRGPHFHNDATVTDLELARGCTAFVINGIGLDEGLADKLGSNCGNPSWQVANLGASIKEHHLREGACHHDHGAGEEHDHGHDPHVWLGAKHAQTMTQAMIDFMVKIDPSREQGYRSRGASFIQELQQLALTGKERLSKCKDRRLISFHDSLVYFGDTYGVDIVDSIELEAGHEPSAPRINALARKCRLANVRLIAVEPQFPSHTSARLLLQELRKQNVDAQFVEVDPMETCAENDLTADYYVRRITMNIDNLVAAMS; via the coding sequence ATGAATCGTCGACAGTTTTTTGCTGCCAGTGCTGGTGTTTTGCCCGTGGTGGCAGGTTGCAGCATCAGTTCCGTAGAAGATCCCTGGAAATCTGCGGGAAATAAACCAAAAATTCTGACCAGTTTTGCCCCACTGTATTGCTTTGCGGCAAAAGTGGCTGGGGAAGATGCTGCCGTAAAATGCCTGCTGACGACACGTGGGCCGCACTTTCATAATGATGCCACCGTAACCGACCTGGAACTGGCACGTGGTTGCACCGCTTTTGTCATCAATGGGATCGGCCTGGATGAAGGGCTGGCAGACAAATTGGGCTCGAACTGTGGTAATCCCAGCTGGCAGGTAGCCAATCTGGGTGCCTCGATCAAGGAACACCATTTGCGGGAGGGTGCCTGCCACCACGATCACGGTGCGGGCGAAGAACATGATCATGGCCACGATCCCCACGTTTGGCTGGGTGCAAAGCATGCCCAGACAATGACCCAGGCGATGATTGATTTCATGGTCAAAATTGATCCTTCACGTGAACAAGGTTACCGCTCGCGTGGTGCGAGCTTTATTCAGGAATTGCAACAACTGGCCCTGACTGGCAAAGAACGACTGAGCAAATGCAAGGATCGTCGGCTGATCAGTTTTCATGATTCTCTGGTCTATTTCGGCGACACCTATGGTGTTGACATTGTCGATTCCATTGAATTGGAAGCGGGCCACGAACCCTCGGCACCCCGCATCAATGCGCTGGCCAGAAAATGCCGATTGGCCAATGTGCGCCTGATTGCCGTAGAGCCACAATTTCCTTCCCACACCTCCGCACGCCTGTTACTGCAGGAACTGCGAAAGCAAAATGTAGATGCCCAGTTTGTGGAAGTGGATCCAATGGAAACCTGTGCTGAAAACGATCTGACCGCCGACTACTATGTGCGGCGGATTACGATGAATATTGACAACCTGGTGGCGGCGATGTCCTGA
- the pheA gene encoding prephenate dehydratase — protein MAPKRTKENADLPVSSKDLKSFRTQIDQLDLKILELINQRAELASRIGKVKSANNESVFSPAREEEVISNVLSANDGPLPEVTIRAIYREIISGSRALQKIDRVAYLGPEYSFSYLAALHRFGRASELVGVSNIAAVFEEVEREHVDYGVVPLENSTDGRVADTLDMFVRMPEIKICSEVRLRVHHNLLANGEQAEIRRVYSKPQALSQCRNWLAKNLPQASLHEVTSTTAAAEIVKTTPGSAAVASREAAVQFGLKILFTSIEDSPHNETRFAVIGSHAADRTGNDKTAIMFMIPHSPGALADILNEFKKNKVNMTWIESYPYPQAKGEYVFFVDFDGHSEDLKVKKTLNSLAKQCHTFHNLGSYPVASLVE, from the coding sequence ATGGCTCCCAAACGCACCAAAGAGAACGCGGACTTACCTGTCAGTTCGAAAGATTTAAAAAGTTTTCGAACCCAGATCGACCAATTGGATCTGAAAATTCTGGAATTGATCAATCAACGTGCGGAGTTGGCCAGTCGGATCGGCAAAGTCAAGTCGGCAAATAATGAGAGTGTGTTTTCACCCGCACGTGAAGAAGAAGTCATTTCGAATGTGCTTTCGGCCAATGATGGCCCACTGCCGGAAGTCACGATTCGGGCGATTTATCGCGAAATTATCAGTGGGTCACGTGCGTTACAAAAAATCGACCGTGTCGCCTATCTGGGACCAGAATACAGCTTCAGCTACCTGGCTGCCCTGCACCGCTTTGGCCGTGCATCAGAACTCGTGGGCGTGAGCAACATTGCTGCCGTTTTTGAAGAAGTGGAGAGGGAACATGTCGATTATGGCGTGGTGCCACTGGAAAATTCCACTGATGGCCGCGTTGCCGACACGCTGGACATGTTTGTGCGGATGCCAGAGATTAAAATTTGCTCAGAAGTTCGCCTGCGGGTACACCACAACTTGCTGGCGAACGGCGAACAGGCGGAAATCCGCAGAGTTTACAGCAAGCCCCAGGCACTTTCGCAGTGCCGCAACTGGCTGGCGAAAAATCTACCCCAGGCCAGCCTGCATGAGGTAACCAGCACCACAGCAGCGGCAGAAATTGTGAAAACTACTCCTGGTTCAGCTGCGGTGGCTTCACGTGAAGCGGCTGTTCAATTTGGGCTGAAAATCCTGTTTACCAGTATTGAGGATTCGCCCCACAACGAAACGCGTTTTGCGGTGATTGGCTCCCACGCTGCTGATCGCACAGGAAATGACAAAACCGCCATCATGTTCATGATTCCCCACAGCCCGGGTGCGTTGGCGGATATTCTGAACGAGTTCAAGAAAAACAAAGTGAACATGACCTGGATTGAATCGTACCCCTACCCACAGGCGAAGGGGGAGTATGTTTTTTTCGTGGATTTCGACGGCCATTCCGAAGATTTGAAGGTCAAAAAAACGCTCAACAGTCTGGCAAAGCAATGCCACACATTCCACAATCTGGGATCCTACCCAGTCGCCAGCCTGGTGGAATAA
- a CDS encoding DUF1559 domain-containing protein, translating into MEPRFTKKGFTLIELLVVIAIIAILIGLLLPAVQKVREAANRAKCTNNLKQIGLAMHNYHATYDHFCPGYTSTPASVNGDGLGPGWGWGAYLLPYLEQENLFRQIDITRDISDPFHAAVRTTILKGYRCPSDSPSQELCLIPTATGSVNVAFSNYVGMGGTFEVTDNPDVNTGILLRNSKISTSGITDGTSNTIFVIERDSKRSPLTTWVGAITDSHNPPLNPAYGPEGPPTLILTNTGEHDEGRVPNNNLQHVEDPTSRHTAGVNTLFGDGSVRMLKNSINPFAWEAYGTIAGGEVIQDD; encoded by the coding sequence ATGGAACCGCGTTTTACAAAGAAGGGGTTTACCCTGATTGAACTGCTGGTGGTGATTGCGATCATCGCCATTTTGATTGGCCTGTTACTGCCCGCCGTGCAGAAAGTGCGGGAAGCAGCCAATCGAGCCAAATGCACTAATAATCTGAAGCAGATTGGGCTGGCCATGCATAATTATCACGCCACCTATGATCATTTTTGCCCAGGTTACACTTCAACACCCGCTTCCGTGAATGGGGATGGCCTTGGACCAGGCTGGGGCTGGGGTGCGTATCTGTTACCCTATTTAGAGCAGGAAAATCTGTTTCGACAGATCGATATCACCCGCGATATCAGCGATCCGTTCCATGCGGCTGTACGTACTACAATTCTGAAAGGATATCGCTGCCCCTCTGATTCGCCTTCGCAGGAATTGTGTTTGATTCCCACCGCTACAGGCTCAGTCAATGTCGCCTTTTCAAACTACGTTGGGATGGGCGGGACCTTCGAGGTCACTGATAACCCTGATGTGAACACAGGTATTCTGCTGCGTAACAGCAAAATTTCGACATCCGGCATTACGGATGGGACAAGTAACACCATCTTTGTTATCGAACGAGACAGCAAACGTTCGCCACTGACCACCTGGGTGGGTGCGATTACCGATTCTCATAATCCCCCACTGAATCCTGCGTACGGGCCAGAAGGTCCGCCCACGCTGATTCTGACCAATACGGGAGAACATGATGAAGGCCGCGTGCCCAACAACAACCTGCAGCATGTGGAAGACCCCACTTCACGCCATACAGCAGGGGTGAACACCCTGTTTGGTGATGGCTCGGTGCGAATGCTGAAAAACAGCATCAACCCATTTGCATGGGAGGCATATGGCACCATTGCGGGCGGGGAAGTGATTCAGGATGACTGA
- the panC gene encoding pantoate--beta-alanine ligase, with protein MEVLPEIIPSIALIREKIRSIHHEGKLIGLVPTMGALHDGHAELMRTARGQCDYLVTSIFVNPVQFGPNEDYDRYPRTFEADKELCRGCGVDAIFAPTVGEMYPDGFQTYIDVTEVSKGLCGDRRPHHFRGVTTVVGKLFHIVSPDIAWFGQKDAQQVRVIRQMVKDLLFPVNIVEVPTVREPDGLALSSRNRYLTESQRTQATCLVQALRHAEAKLKTGVRQVSQLRLEMIAIVDAMPDARLDYIEIVDEQTLQPMTEIDRPALVALAVYFDQTRLIDNTILVPN; from the coding sequence ATGGAAGTGCTGCCTGAAATCATTCCCAGTATTGCCCTCATTCGCGAAAAAATACGGTCGATTCACCACGAAGGGAAACTGATTGGCCTGGTGCCAACAATGGGCGCCTTACATGACGGCCATGCCGAACTCATGCGCACGGCACGTGGGCAATGCGACTACCTGGTGACCTCCATTTTTGTCAATCCGGTGCAGTTTGGACCCAATGAAGATTATGACCGCTACCCACGCACGTTTGAAGCAGACAAGGAACTGTGTCGTGGCTGTGGGGTGGATGCAATTTTCGCCCCCACGGTGGGGGAAATGTATCCCGACGGCTTTCAGACCTACATCGACGTAACTGAAGTATCCAAAGGACTTTGCGGCGATCGACGTCCCCACCATTTCCGGGGCGTTACCACCGTTGTGGGCAAATTATTTCACATAGTATCACCTGATATTGCCTGGTTCGGCCAGAAAGACGCCCAACAGGTGCGGGTCATCCGCCAGATGGTCAAGGATCTGCTGTTCCCGGTCAACATCGTGGAAGTGCCCACCGTGCGGGAGCCAGACGGGCTGGCACTCAGTTCCCGCAACCGCTATCTGACTGAGAGCCAACGCACGCAGGCGACTTGTCTGGTACAGGCACTTCGGCACGCGGAAGCCAAATTGAAAACCGGCGTCAGGCAGGTCAGCCAGTTGCGACTGGAAATGATTGCCATTGTCGATGCGATGCCTGATGCCAGGCTGGACTACATCGAAATTGTGGATGAACAGACTTTGCAGCCGATGACAGAAATTGACCGCCCCGCATTGGTGGCATTAGCGGTTTATTTTGATCAAACCCGCTTGATTGATAATACTATCCTTGTCCCCAATTAA
- the rfbD gene encoding dTDP-4-dehydrorhamnose reductase yields MRAIIVGGNGQLGQEFSQLLLDQAVVANRSSIDLQSMPSIEAFLDAHQPTVVLNCAAYNFVDRAESEADAAFATNAHAVHHLAKACQQRGIKFVHFSTDHVFGGDSQRSIPYCEGDLPAPVSVYGCSKLAGEHLALATCPSALIIRTCGLYSYLGSGGKGNNFVLTMLRLAERKTLKVIDDQICSPTFAGDLAAKTLELLAVHAQGVFHITNQGGCSWWEFAKTIFEYANLDVEVQKIRTAEYGQPARRPAYSVLSSERLDTWGIAPLPTWRDAVRQFLKKSNL; encoded by the coding sequence ATGCGTGCAATCATTGTCGGTGGGAATGGCCAACTTGGTCAGGAATTTTCGCAACTGCTTTTAGATCAGGCAGTTGTGGCGAATCGTAGCTCCATCGACTTGCAAAGTATGCCCAGCATTGAAGCGTTTCTTGATGCCCACCAGCCTACGGTAGTACTGAATTGTGCCGCTTATAACTTTGTAGATCGCGCAGAAAGTGAAGCGGATGCTGCGTTTGCCACCAATGCCCATGCGGTTCATCACCTGGCAAAAGCATGCCAGCAACGTGGCATCAAGTTCGTACATTTCAGCACAGACCATGTATTTGGGGGCGATTCTCAGCGTTCGATTCCTTATTGTGAAGGTGATCTACCCGCACCCGTATCGGTTTATGGGTGCAGCAAATTAGCAGGTGAACATCTCGCATTGGCAACCTGTCCATCTGCCTTGATTATCCGCACCTGCGGCCTTTACAGCTACCTCGGCAGTGGTGGCAAAGGGAACAATTTCGTCTTAACAATGCTGCGGCTGGCAGAGCGAAAAACCTTAAAAGTGATCGATGACCAGATCTGCTCTCCCACTTTTGCGGGTGATCTGGCAGCAAAAACGCTCGAATTGCTGGCAGTCCACGCACAGGGGGTTTTCCACATCACCAATCAGGGTGGGTGCTCCTGGTGGGAATTCGCTAAAACAATATTCGAATATGCGAATCTTGATGTTGAGGTGCAGAAAATCCGCACTGCAGAGTACGGACAGCCCGCACGTCGACCTGCTTACAGCGTCTTAAGTAGTGAAAGATTAGATACTTGGGGAATTGCACCCCTCCCCACCTGGCGCGATGCGGTGCGGCAATTTCTGAAAAAAAGCAATCTCTGA
- the mgtE gene encoding magnesium transporter, whose product MLNPLFVPEVRKMIVDENDKGMKAFVEMLHPSTVVAVLSDNQFSEEDVWKVLKNTEFPKQAAIFEYFPVEKQVELARGVGQSHLAKVIEVMSSDDRVDLLRRLDPQAMEAIVRLVDEAERRDIANLFRYQENTVGSIMTTDYALLHLGITAGYAIDRLRLQAPDKETIYYIYILQENTRKLLGILPLRSLVLAGRFTPIKDIVDTGDLVALRPDDDQTVAASKLAEYDLVAIPVVDDQRRLVGIVTHDDVIDVITDEATEDMQKQAAVGTLTGDFTQTSFFTVWRKRAFWLSLLFVGELATFSVMAEFEEPLTAVVALSFFVPLCISTGGNSGSQAASLTTRALALGFIRFGDWKKILTRELTMGLVLGLTLGLMGLLRGATTSDDVRSARKELKESFEVLVPKEVTLNKGAEIQIPTGSRILASDPSHANAYIGLPSGQQFLEEPSHVEGFRKYIFPEGCSLRSETANRWLFALVIAQSVAFVCIWGTVLGSMLPLVFSKFGIDPAFASGPFVATFVDVTGILIYFSIASAYLL is encoded by the coding sequence ATGCTCAACCCCCTGTTCGTTCCGGAAGTCCGGAAAATGATTGTTGATGAAAATGATAAAGGGATGAAAGCCTTTGTCGAAATGCTCCACCCTTCCACCGTTGTGGCGGTGCTGTCGGACAATCAATTTTCGGAAGAAGATGTCTGGAAAGTGCTGAAAAATACCGAATTTCCGAAACAGGCAGCTATTTTCGAATACTTTCCTGTGGAAAAGCAGGTGGAGCTGGCACGTGGTGTGGGGCAGTCCCACCTGGCGAAAGTGATTGAAGTGATGTCGTCGGACGACCGCGTCGATCTGTTACGACGCCTCGATCCGCAGGCGATGGAAGCAATTGTGCGACTGGTCGATGAAGCGGAACGGCGGGATATTGCCAATCTGTTTCGCTATCAGGAAAACACGGTGGGGTCGATTATGACCACCGATTACGCCTTGTTACACCTGGGGATTACAGCTGGCTATGCGATCGACAGGCTGCGTCTTCAGGCACCCGACAAAGAGACCATTTACTACATCTACATCCTGCAGGAAAACACTCGTAAGTTATTGGGGATTCTGCCTTTACGTTCATTAGTGCTGGCTGGTCGCTTCACTCCGATCAAGGATATCGTGGATACGGGCGACCTGGTGGCATTGCGACCGGATGACGACCAGACCGTGGCGGCCAGCAAATTGGCGGAATATGACCTGGTAGCCATTCCCGTGGTAGATGACCAGCGACGATTGGTGGGGATTGTTACCCACGATGATGTCATCGATGTGATTACCGATGAAGCCACCGAGGATATGCAGAAACAGGCCGCTGTGGGCACCCTGACAGGGGACTTTACACAAACCAGTTTTTTTACTGTCTGGCGAAAACGAGCATTCTGGCTTTCATTGTTGTTCGTTGGGGAATTGGCTACCTTTTCGGTGATGGCCGAGTTTGAAGAACCCCTGACGGCAGTTGTCGCCCTGAGCTTCTTCGTTCCCCTCTGTATTTCCACAGGTGGGAATTCCGGTTCCCAGGCGGCATCACTCACCACGCGAGCACTGGCGCTAGGGTTTATCCGCTTTGGCGATTGGAAGAAAATCCTGACACGGGAACTGACAATGGGGCTGGTGTTGGGCCTGACCCTGGGACTGATGGGACTGCTACGGGGTGCGACTACCTCCGACGATGTCCGCAGTGCCCGTAAAGAACTAAAGGAATCGTTCGAAGTGCTTGTACCAAAAGAGGTTACGTTGAACAAGGGTGCAGAAATACAGATTCCGACAGGCTCCCGCATTCTGGCTAGCGATCCCAGCCACGCCAACGCCTATATTGGTCTACCAAGTGGGCAGCAGTTTCTGGAAGAACCATCCCACGTGGAAGGGTTTCGGAAGTACATTTTCCCCGAAGGCTGTTCGTTGCGAAGTGAAACCGCGAACCGTTGGCTCTTTGCGCTGGTCATCGCACAATCGGTGGCCTTTGTCTGCATCTGGGGAACAGTGCTTGGTTCGATGTTGCCATTGGTATTTTCAAAGTTCGGCATCGATCCCGCCTTTGCGTCTGGTCCCTTCGTCGCCACATTTGTGGATGTGACAGGCATTCTGATTTATTTTTCGATTGCCAGTGCCTATTTGCTCTAA
- the cyaB gene encoding class IV adenylate cyclase, whose amino-acid sequence MLEIEIKYALPHLESVRELLIQLGAECVGTQLEDDTYLKPPDRDFAQTDEALRLRLIGDQLMVTYKGPRRSGITKSRQEIELPLLTTLSEALEFFQALRYQVVATIHKEREIFQLNRDGFTIHACLDCVRGLGDFIELEVLASEEQETRIQPLLNQLSQQLHLSRMEPRSYLEMLLLLNPAGESRFVNGSAA is encoded by the coding sequence ATGCTCGAAATCGAAATTAAGTATGCCTTACCCCACCTTGAATCGGTTCGGGAGCTATTAATTCAGCTTGGGGCGGAATGCGTGGGCACCCAACTGGAAGATGATACTTACCTGAAACCGCCCGACCGGGATTTTGCACAGACCGATGAAGCACTGCGACTGCGTTTGATCGGTGACCAGTTGATGGTCACTTATAAAGGACCTCGCCGTTCCGGAATTACCAAGAGCAGGCAGGAAATAGAACTGCCGTTACTGACCACACTTTCAGAAGCATTAGAATTTTTTCAGGCACTTCGATATCAGGTGGTTGCTACAATTCATAAAGAGCGGGAAATCTTTCAACTCAATCGGGACGGATTTACCATCCACGCCTGCCTGGACTGTGTCCGCGGGCTGGGGGATTTTATTGAACTGGAAGTCCTGGCGTCCGAAGAGCAGGAAACCCGCATCCAACCACTGCTGAATCAGTTGTCCCAGCAACTGCATTTAAGCCGCATGGAGCCGCGTTCCTACCTGGAAATGCTACTCCTGCTCAACCCCGCCGGAGAATCAAGATTTGTCAATGGAAGTGCTGCCTGA
- a CDS encoding metal ABC transporter ATP-binding protein, translating into MESLLEVKNLCVTLTGRPILKNLTLAIPKGQISALIGLNGSGKSTFLKTLLGEHHFSGDVLHLCTSGRKRGLPERVGYVPQKLSIDARLPLTVLEFIALSCQRRPLILGISRATKELAKTILKKVYAEHLLQSQLAKLSGGEMQRVLLAIALHPTPEILLLDEPAAGIDFADQEPFYQLISQLNKDLGVTVVLVSHDLHIVKKYANVVYCLRSGNIVLQGNPEEVLTNENLVKTFGRAASFLFSSAGGEETTHVHDVTCIH; encoded by the coding sequence ATGGAATCTTTGCTGGAAGTTAAAAATTTATGTGTCACCTTAACAGGTAGACCCATTCTTAAGAATCTGACTCTGGCTATTCCCAAAGGCCAGATCTCTGCCCTGATTGGGTTGAATGGTTCTGGAAAGTCGACCTTTTTGAAGACACTCCTGGGAGAGCACCACTTTTCAGGTGATGTGCTGCATTTGTGCACGTCTGGCAGAAAAAGAGGCCTGCCGGAACGGGTGGGCTATGTTCCTCAGAAGTTGTCAATCGATGCCCGCTTACCCTTGACGGTGCTGGAGTTCATTGCTCTCTCCTGTCAACGCCGCCCACTGATACTGGGGATTTCGCGTGCTACGAAAGAACTTGCGAAAACGATTCTGAAAAAAGTTTACGCCGAGCACCTGTTACAATCTCAACTCGCGAAACTCTCCGGTGGGGAAATGCAACGGGTGTTACTGGCGATTGCGCTCCACCCCACCCCGGAAATTTTGTTGTTGGATGAACCCGCTGCGGGCATCGATTTTGCCGATCAGGAACCGTTTTACCAATTGATTTCCCAATTGAACAAAGACCTGGGCGTTACTGTGGTGCTGGTTTCCCATGATCTGCATATCGTCAAAAAGTATGCCAATGTGGTCTATTGCTTACGAAGTGGCAATATTGTGCTGCAGGGAAATCCTGAAGAAGTTCTCACAAATGAGAATCTTGTCAAAACTTTTGGACGTGCAGCCAGCTTTCTCTTTTCCTCTGCAGGTGGGGAAGAAACTACCCACGTGCACGATGTCACCTGCATTCATTAA